One genomic segment of Hydra vulgaris chromosome 14, alternate assembly HydraT2T_AEP includes these proteins:
- the LOC136091062 gene encoding piggyBac transposable element-derived protein 4-like, with amino-acid sequence MRGIVSGRSITASSSFYENESLTFEEYERYRSQHPGPLSERSFNKWRSNGGMDEPSFKWRAHPYRGVGRHRRKNSNQKFSGKVNMASARKSYPKRSNYSVQDLIEYMGESDELSDISSNDGSSNEGSVKSVTEEKIICSSSADDDNETDLLDTDVMQLEQDNTNDEPNWVKIDGYKANFAKFEGNAGPHPSFIVNSTPLTIFEAFVTDDLVDLFVEQSNLFAVQYRKNNIIKDRSRVQKWIPLGRNDIRLYIAFILYRGILWKPTHAMYFSTNPLFDTPLIRKVLSFDRFCLVEKFLHFVDNSSLPIHFCKKAKIKPIYDYLVNKFKTLYIPNKNISIDESLLLWKGHLSWKQYFPSKRSRFGIKSFALCESATGYIWNCFLYTGKEMTESFAPDLKKYKYQASKIVITLMDNLIVRYDTKTNIMCTKWRDKKDVHMLSTCVQNDTITVNRAGREKNIPLVIHEYNKNMGGVDRSDQTLTTYESERKRLKRWFKNIFLHLISVCAFNANIINNKLSPNMTSLQFREPIIKESIVKYHESIEKKRSRT; translated from the exons ATGAGGGgaatag tGTCTGGTAGAAGCATAACTG catcCTCTTCATTCTATGAAAATG AGTCGTTAACATTTGAGGAATATGAAAGATATCGCTCCCAACACCCAGGGCCTCTCTCGGAGAGGTCCTTCAATAAGTGGCGAAGTAATGGCGGTATGGATGAGCCATCCTTcaaatggagggctcatccataccggggtgttgggagacaccgaagaaaaaacagcaaccaaaag TTTAGTGGGAAAGTAAACATGGCTTCGGCTAGAAAATCTTACCCTAAAAGAAGTAATTATTCTGTTCAAGATCTAATTGAATACATGGGAGAAAGCGATGAATTATCTGATATTAGTTCTAATGATGGTTCTTCTAATGAAGGTTCAGTTAAATCTGttacagaagaaaaaataatttgctcaTCATCAGCAGATGATGATAATGAAACTGACCTTCTTGACACTGATGTAATGCAATTAGAACAAGATAATACAAACGATGAACCGAATTGGGTTAAAATAGACGGTTATAAAGCAAATTTTGCTAAATTTGAGGGTAATGCGGGACCTCATCCAAGTTTTATAGTTAATAGTACTCCTCTTACTATATTTGAAGCATTTGTAACAGACGACCTCGTTGATCTTTTTGTCGAGCAAAGTAACCTTTTCGCAGTACAATatcgtaaaaataatataattaaagataGATCCCGAGTTCAAAAATGGATACCTTTAGGCAGAAACGACATCAGGCTCTATATAGCATTCATTTTATATCGTGGAATCTTATGGAAACCAACACATGCTATGTATTTTTCAACAAACCCTCTGTTTGACACACCACTAATAAGAAAAGTATTGTCTTTTGATAGGTTTTGTCTTGTTGAGAAGTTTCTTCATTTTGTTGATAACAGTAGTTTGCCAATACATTTctgtaaaaaagcaaaaattaaaccGATCTATGACTACCtagtaaacaaattcaaaactctgtatataccaaataaaaatatatcaatagatgaATCACTGCTGCTTTGGAAAGGTCATTTAAGCTGGAAACAATACTTTCCAAGCAAGCGTTCCAGATTTGGAATTAAGTCCTTTGCATTATGTGAATCAGCTACTGGCTATATTTGGAATTGTTTTTTGTACACTGGTAAGGAAATGACTGAAAGTTTTGCACCAGacttgaaaaaatacaaatatcaaGCTTCTAAAATTGTTATTACTCTAATGGATAATTTAATTG TTCGATATGatactaaaacaaatataatgtgTACCAAATGGAGAGACAAGAAAGATGTGCACATGCTGAGTACCTGTGTTCAAAATGATACAATCACTGTTAATAGAGCTggcagagaaaaaaatattcctcTAGTGATACatgaatataacaaaaacatggGTGGTGTTGACCGATCTGATCAAACGTTGACAACATATGAATCCGAAAGAAAAAGACTTAAGAgatggttcaaaaatatttttttgcatttgattAGCGTTTGTGCATTCAAtgcaaatattataaacaataagttATCACCTAATATGACATCCTTACAGTTTAGAGAGCCCATTATCAAAGAAAGCATTGTTAAATACCATGAATCCATCGAGAAAAAAAGAAGTCGAACTTAA